One part of the Caproiciproducens sp. CPB-2 genome encodes these proteins:
- the trpD gene encoding anthranilate phosphoribosyltransferase, which translates to MIKEATAKLIERENLTYDEAIAVMDEIMGGNTSQVQTAAFLASLSAKGETIEEITACAAGMRAHATPVVCASDLLEIVGTGGDGANSFNISTTASIVVASSGVKVAKHGNRAASSQSGAADCLEALGVKISLTPEKCAQLLDTIGICFFFAQSYHASMKYVGPVRKEMGVRTIFNILGPLTNPASANLQLLGVYSGALVEPLARVLSNLGVRRGMVVYGRDKLDEISMSSPTDICEFQDGRFRKYTITPEDFGFKSCLKADLTGGTPEENARITLDILNGAKGAKREAVLLNAGAGLYLAGKAETLQEGARLAAELIDSKKAKKKLDEFIRESNREAKVS; encoded by the coding sequence ATGATTAAGGAAGCAACCGCAAAACTGATTGAAAGAGAAAATCTGACCTATGACGAAGCCATTGCCGTGATGGATGAAATCATGGGGGGAAATACGTCCCAGGTACAGACGGCGGCTTTTCTCGCGTCCCTGTCCGCAAAGGGGGAGACCATCGAGGAAATTACCGCCTGCGCCGCCGGAATGCGCGCCCACGCCACGCCCGTCGTTTGCGCTTCCGACCTTTTGGAAATCGTCGGGACGGGAGGGGACGGCGCAAACTCCTTCAATATATCGACCACCGCCTCCATCGTCGTCGCCTCCTCGGGGGTGAAGGTGGCCAAACACGGCAACCGCGCGGCCTCCTCCCAAAGCGGAGCCGCCGACTGTCTGGAGGCTTTGGGCGTGAAAATTAGCCTTACCCCGGAAAAATGCGCACAGCTGCTCGATACGATCGGAATCTGCTTTTTCTTCGCACAGAGCTATCACGCGTCCATGAAATACGTCGGCCCGGTCCGGAAAGAGATGGGCGTGCGCACCATTTTCAATATTCTCGGCCCGCTGACCAATCCGGCCTCGGCCAACCTGCAGCTGCTGGGCGTTTATTCCGGGGCGCTGGTCGAGCCGCTCGCCCGGGTGCTCTCGAATCTCGGGGTCAGGCGGGGCATGGTGGTTTACGGGCGGGATAAGCTGGATGAAATCTCCATGTCCTCTCCCACGGATATCTGTGAATTTCAGGACGGCCGGTTCAGAAAATACACGATCACGCCGGAAGACTTCGGCTTCAAATCCTGCTTAAAAGCGGACCTGACGGGGGGAACGCCGGAAGAAAACGCGCGCATTACCCTCGATATTTTAAATGGAGCAAAGGGCGCGAAGCGGGAGGCGGTCCTTTTGAACGCCGGGGCCGGGCTGTACCTTGCCGGAAAGGCGGAAACGCTGCAGGAGGGCGCCCGGCTGGCCGCCGAGCTGATCGACAGCAAGAAAGCGAAGAAAAAGCTGGACGAATTCATCCGGGAATCCAACAGGGAGGCGAAGGTGAGTTGA
- the trpC gene encoding indole-3-glycerol phosphate synthase TrpC, giving the protein MILDELAAYAKQRVQGAKEKIGTEEIKERALRLPRGGFRFESALKGPKLSFICEIKKASPSKGVLSRNFPYLEIAQEYERAGADCVSCLTEPKWFLGSGQIFREIRDGISLPMLRKDFTVDEYQLYEARCMGADAVLLICSLLDTRTLARYLAVCDGMGISALVETHDEEEVKSAVSAGARLIGVNNRNLKDFTVDFSNAAKLRNQVPSSALFIAESGVSSPGDVAALKEIGADAVLVGEALMRAEDKKALLSAFRGAAG; this is encoded by the coding sequence TTGATTTTAGACGAGCTTGCGGCCTACGCGAAACAGCGGGTGCAAGGGGCCAAAGAAAAAATCGGTACGGAAGAAATCAAGGAACGGGCTCTCCGCCTTCCGAGGGGCGGCTTCCGGTTTGAAAGCGCTTTGAAGGGTCCAAAGCTGTCTTTTATCTGCGAGATCAAGAAGGCGTCCCCCTCCAAAGGAGTTCTTTCCCGGAATTTTCCTTATCTTGAAATCGCGCAGGAATACGAAAGGGCGGGCGCGGACTGCGTTTCCTGCCTTACCGAGCCGAAGTGGTTCTTAGGCTCCGGTCAGATATTCCGTGAGATTCGAGACGGCATTTCCCTTCCGATGCTCCGAAAGGACTTTACCGTCGACGAATATCAGCTCTATGAGGCAAGGTGCATGGGCGCCGACGCGGTGCTTCTGATCTGCTCCCTGCTCGATACCCGAACGCTGGCGCGGTATCTTGCCGTCTGTGACGGGATGGGGATATCGGCTTTGGTGGAGACCCACGACGAAGAGGAAGTAAAGTCCGCGGTGTCGGCGGGCGCCCGCCTGATCGGGGTCAACAACCGCAATCTGAAGGATTTTACCGTGGATTTTTCAAACGCGGCGAAGCTGAGAAATCAGGTCCCTTCCTCCGCCCTGTTTATCGCGGAATCGGGCGTAAGCTCGCCCGGCGATGTGGCGGCCCTCAAAGAAATCGGGGCCGACGCCGTTCTGGTCGGCGAGGCCCTGATGCGGGCGGAGGATAAGAAGGCCCTTCTCTCGGCCTTTCGGGGGGCGGCGGGATGA
- a CDS encoding phosphoribosylanthranilate isomerase: protein MNRTKIKICGLFRPCDAEFVNSAQPDFAGFVFYEKSRRNVTPQEARKLREAIRPEIRTVGVFVDAPLERIAALYRERTIGIVQLHGGEDDFFIERLRQTLPRAEIWKAFKIRSAKDLLSAERSCADRVLLDNGYGTGKCFDWSLIRSLSRPFILAGGLTPRNIPEAVSRFHPYAVDVSSGVEKDGLKDRDKIAAAVDAIRSMEEY from the coding sequence ATGAACAGGACAAAGATCAAGATATGCGGCCTTTTCAGGCCCTGCGACGCCGAATTTGTCAACAGCGCCCAGCCGGACTTCGCGGGCTTTGTGTTCTATGAGAAAAGCCGCCGGAACGTAACGCCCCAAGAGGCGCGGAAGCTGAGAGAGGCGATTCGCCCGGAAATCAGGACCGTCGGGGTGTTTGTGGACGCTCCTTTGGAGCGGATCGCGGCGCTTTACCGTGAAAGAACCATCGGAATTGTCCAGCTGCACGGAGGCGAGGACGACTTCTTTATCGAAAGGCTCAGGCAAACACTTCCGCGGGCCGAAATCTGGAAAGCGTTCAAAATCCGTTCGGCAAAGGACCTTCTGTCCGCCGAACGGAGCTGTGCCGACAGGGTGCTTCTGGACAACGGTTACGGGACCGGGAAATGCTTCGACTGGTCGCTGATCAGAAGCCTTTCCCGCCCGTTTATCCTGGCGGGGGGCCTGACGCCCCGGAACATCCCCGAAGCGGTGTCCCGGTTTCACCCTTACGCGGTCGATGTGAGCTCGGGCGTGGAAAAAGACGGCCTGAAAGACCGCGATAAAATCGCGGCGGCGGTGGACGCAATAAGGTCGATGGAAGAATACTGA
- the trpB gene encoding tryptophan synthase subunit beta: MSKGRFGIHGGQYIPETLMNAVMELEEAYRHYKCDPQFQEELADLLNNYAGRPSRLYFAEKMTRELGGARIYLKREDLNHTGAHKINNVLGQVLLARKMGKTRVIAETGAGQHGVATATAAALMDMECEIFMGKEDTERQALNVYKMRLLGARVHPVTSGTGTLKDAVSETMREWTSRIADTHYVLGSVMGPHPFPTIVRDFQSVISREIREQLMEKEGRLPDAVLACVGGGSNAIGAFYHFIEDPSVRLIGCEAAGRGVDTLETAATMTTGKLGIFHGMKSYFCQDEYGQIAPVYSISAGLDYPGVGPEHAWLHDIGRAEYVAVTDDEAVDAFEYLSRTEGIIPAIESAHAVAYAKKLAPQMGRDKIVVINLSGRGDKDCAAIARYRGEEIFE, from the coding sequence ATGTCAAAAGGCAGATTTGGCATTCATGGCGGCCAGTATATACCGGAGACGCTGATGAACGCCGTAATGGAATTGGAAGAAGCCTATCGTCACTACAAATGCGACCCGCAGTTTCAGGAGGAGCTTGCCGATCTTCTGAACAATTACGCGGGAAGGCCGTCGCGCCTTTATTTCGCCGAAAAAATGACAAGGGAACTGGGCGGGGCCAGGATTTACCTGAAACGGGAGGACCTGAATCACACCGGCGCGCACAAAATCAACAACGTGCTCGGTCAGGTGCTTCTGGCCAGGAAAATGGGCAAGACCCGCGTGATCGCCGAAACCGGGGCCGGCCAGCACGGCGTGGCGACCGCGACGGCGGCGGCGCTGATGGACATGGAATGCGAAATTTTCATGGGGAAGGAGGACACCGAAAGGCAGGCGCTGAACGTCTACAAGATGCGGCTTTTGGGGGCGCGGGTCCATCCGGTCACCTCCGGCACGGGCACCCTGAAGGACGCGGTATCCGAAACCATGCGGGAATGGACGAGCCGGATTGCCGACACCCATTATGTCCTCGGGTCGGTGATGGGGCCGCACCCGTTTCCCACCATCGTGAGGGATTTTCAGTCGGTGATCTCCAGGGAGATCAGGGAACAGCTCATGGAAAAGGAAGGCCGCCTTCCCGACGCGGTGCTTGCCTGCGTGGGCGGCGGTTCCAACGCCATCGGCGCTTTTTATCATTTCATTGAAGACCCGTCGGTGCGTCTGATCGGATGCGAGGCGGCCGGAAGGGGCGTCGATACCTTGGAAACGGCGGCGACCATGACGACCGGAAAGCTGGGGATTTTTCACGGGATGAAATCCTATTTCTGTCAGGACGAATACGGCCAGATCGCGCCGGTCTACTCCATTTCCGCCGGGCTCGACTACCCGGGCGTCGGTCCGGAGCACGCCTGGCTTCACGATATCGGGCGGGCGGAGTATGTGGCCGTCACCGATGACGAGGCCGTGGACGCCTTTGAGTACCTTTCCCGTACGGAGGGCATCATCCCCGCTATTGAAAGCGCCCACGCCGTGGCTTACGCCAAAAAGCTGGCGCCCCAAATGGGCCGGGACAAAATCGTCGTGATCAACCTTTCGGGGCGGGGCGACAAAGACTGCGCGGCCATCGCGCGGTACAGAGGGGAGGAGATTTTTGAATGA
- the trpA gene encoding tryptophan synthase subunit alpha gives MSRIKKAFEQGKAFIAFLTCGDPDLETTEQLVKGIADAGADLIELGIPFSDPTAEGPVIQEANLRALTAGATTDKIFDMVRRVRQTVGVPMIFMTYANVVFSYGTERFLKTAAEIGMDGVILPDVPFEEKEEFAPVCQKHGLDFISLVAPTSNDRIKKIAKEASGFVYCVSSLGVTGMRSEITSDVGSMVRLVHESGGVPAAVGFGISTPEQAARMAKTADGVIVGSAIVKLIGQHGREALPFVADYVRDMKEAVGRAETGAQE, from the coding sequence ATGAGCCGTATCAAAAAAGCGTTTGAACAGGGGAAGGCTTTCATCGCCTTTCTGACCTGCGGAGACCCCGATCTTGAAACCACCGAACAGCTCGTCAAAGGAATCGCCGATGCCGGCGCGGACCTTATCGAACTGGGAATTCCCTTCTCCGACCCTACGGCGGAAGGCCCCGTTATTCAGGAGGCGAACCTGCGCGCGCTTACCGCGGGCGCAACGACGGACAAAATCTTCGACATGGTGCGCAGGGTCAGGCAAACCGTCGGCGTTCCCATGATTTTCATGACCTATGCCAATGTGGTGTTTTCCTACGGAACCGAGCGCTTTTTGAAAACCGCCGCCGAAATCGGCATGGATGGGGTGATCCTTCCGGACGTGCCCTTTGAGGAAAAGGAGGAATTTGCCCCGGTGTGCCAAAAGCACGGCCTTGATTTTATTTCCCTCGTTGCCCCGACCTCGAACGACCGCATCAAAAAGATCGCAAAAGAAGCTTCCGGCTTTGTTTACTGCGTGTCCTCTCTCGGGGTCACGGGCATGAGAAGCGAGATTACCTCGGATGTGGGTTCCATGGTAAGGCTGGTCCATGAATCCGGCGGCGTCCCGGCGGCGGTCGGCTTCGGAATCTCAACGCCGGAGCAGGCGGCGCGGATGGCGAAAACAGCCGACGGCGTCATTGTCGGCTCCGCCATTGTGAAGCTGATCGGGCAGCACGGCAGGGAAGCCCTCCCCTTTGTCGCGGATTATGTGCGGGATATGAAAGAAGCGGTCGGCCGGGCTGAAACAGGCGCGCAGGAATAA
- a CDS encoding cobyric acid synthase, translating to MAKVLMIQGTMSNAGKSLLTAGLCRILKQDGYRVAPFKSQNMALNSYITEEGLEMGRAQVMQAEAAGIRPSVLMNPILLKPTNDIGSQVIVNGEVVGNMSAKEYFAYKRELLPDIRRAFHELEKRADIILVEGAGSPAEINLKENDIVNMGLAEILDAPVLLAGDIDRGGVFAQLLGTLMLLEDHEKARVKGLIINKFRGDPSILDPGIRMLEEKSGVPVVGVIPYMDISVEDEDSLTGRFDQKEEAQIDIAIIRFPRISNFTDFSVFEQIEGVSVRYVGSAAQLHRPDMIILPGSKNTMGDLKWMRQNGLEAAVKKRAGESVIFGVCGGYQMLGRTVSDPYEVEEGGAVRGMELLPVNTELETRKVRTRVEGAFEQVPGIFSGLSGREIKGYEIHMGVSSAEPDCPPLCSLTNVLDGGEKKDGSSGEDIYGTYVHGIFDEGEIASVVVRALARRKGLSMESGLTMDYGAFKESQYDKLADTLRRHLDLDGIYRILNGGNL from the coding sequence GTGGCGAAGGTATTGATGATTCAGGGGACCATGTCGAACGCGGGGAAAAGCCTGCTTACGGCCGGCCTGTGCAGAATCCTGAAGCAGGACGGGTACCGCGTCGCTCCCTTTAAATCCCAGAATATGGCGCTGAACTCCTATATTACGGAGGAAGGGCTGGAAATGGGCAGGGCGCAGGTCATGCAGGCGGAAGCGGCGGGAATCAGGCCGTCCGTTCTGATGAACCCCATTCTGTTAAAGCCCACCAACGACATCGGCTCCCAGGTGATCGTCAACGGGGAAGTCGTCGGCAATATGAGCGCGAAAGAGTACTTCGCCTATAAAAGAGAGCTGCTTCCGGATATCAGAAGGGCGTTTCACGAGCTGGAAAAGCGGGCGGATATCATTCTTGTAGAGGGCGCGGGCAGTCCGGCGGAAATCAACCTGAAAGAAAATGATATCGTCAACATGGGGCTGGCGGAAATACTGGACGCCCCGGTGCTTCTGGCCGGGGATATCGACCGGGGCGGCGTCTTTGCCCAGCTGCTCGGCACCCTGATGCTTCTGGAAGATCACGAAAAGGCAAGGGTAAAGGGCCTGATCATCAATAAATTCCGGGGCGACCCTTCGATCCTCGATCCGGGAATCCGTATGCTGGAGGAAAAAAGCGGCGTGCCGGTCGTCGGGGTAATTCCCTATATGGACATTTCCGTGGAGGATGAGGACAGCCTGACCGGCCGGTTCGATCAAAAAGAAGAGGCGCAGATCGACATTGCCATCATCCGTTTTCCCCGGATCTCCAATTTTACCGACTTTTCCGTCTTTGAGCAGATCGAGGGCGTTTCCGTCCGCTATGTGGGTTCCGCCGCGCAGCTGCACCGTCCGGATATGATTATTCTGCCGGGCAGTAAGAATACGATGGGCGACTTGAAATGGATGCGGCAGAACGGGCTGGAAGCGGCGGTCAAAAAGAGAGCGGGCGAAAGCGTGATCTTTGGCGTCTGCGGCGGCTATCAGATGCTTGGCCGCACTGTTTCGGACCCTTACGAAGTGGAAGAGGGCGGCGCGGTCCGAGGGATGGAGCTGCTCCCCGTGAACACCGAGCTGGAGACCCGAAAGGTTCGTACCCGTGTGGAGGGGGCCTTTGAACAAGTACCCGGGATTTTCTCCGGGCTGTCGGGCAGAGAAATAAAGGGATACGAAATCCATATGGGCGTCAGCAGCGCGGAACCGGACTGCCCGCCGCTGTGTTCCCTGACCAATGTGCTGGACGGCGGGGAAAAGAAGGACGGAAGCTCCGGCGAGGATATTTACGGAACCTATGTGCACGGAATCTTTGACGAAGGGGAAATCGCGTCCGTTGTCGTAAGGGCGCTTGCCCGCAGGAAGGGCCTCTCCATGGAAAGCGGCCTGACGATGGACTACGGGGCCTTTAAGGAATCCCAGTACGACAAGCTTGCGGATACCCTGAGAAGGCATCTTGACCTGGACGGGATTTACCGGATTTTAAACGGAGGGAACTTATGA
- the cobT gene encoding nicotinate-nucleotide--dimethylbenzimidazole phosphoribosyltransferase, translating into MTKEALAELKIDRPDERIRQKVKQIWDGIAKPLDGLGQFEAILAQIGAITGTVQIDLSKKAVVVLCADNGIIEEQVSQCGQEVTAAVASSMVLGTTSVCKMAKRVGADVLPVDVGINCEKEIPGLIQRKVARGTKNFLKEPAMSEEEALRAVAAGMEIAAKCVGQGYRILATGEMGIGNTTTSSAMAAALLQCRAEEVTGKGAGLSREKLKHKQEVVRRALEKYRLKKDEALRILASVGGYDIAGLAGVFIGGALRHIPVVVDGVISAVAALTAERLVPGVREYIIPSHISREPAAKRIFEELGVHPVIDAGLALGEGTGAVMMFALLDVALAVYEDQTTFHDISTEQYVRYE; encoded by the coding sequence ATGACAAAAGAAGCATTGGCTGAATTGAAAATCGACCGGCCGGACGAAAGAATCCGGCAGAAGGTAAAGCAAATCTGGGACGGGATTGCAAAGCCGCTGGACGGGCTGGGTCAGTTTGAAGCGATCCTTGCGCAGATCGGGGCGATCACCGGAACCGTACAGATCGACCTTTCCAAAAAAGCCGTGGTCGTCCTGTGCGCGGACAACGGCATCATAGAAGAGCAGGTGAGCCAGTGCGGGCAGGAGGTGACGGCCGCCGTCGCTTCCAGCATGGTTTTAGGAACCACCTCCGTCTGTAAGATGGCGAAAAGGGTAGGGGCGGACGTGCTCCCGGTGGACGTGGGAATCAACTGCGAAAAAGAAATCCCGGGGCTGATCCAGCGCAAAGTTGCCCGCGGAACGAAAAATTTTCTGAAGGAACCGGCCATGTCGGAAGAGGAGGCCCTCCGGGCGGTCGCGGCGGGAATGGAGATCGCGGCAAAATGCGTCGGGCAGGGGTACCGGATTCTGGCGACCGGCGAAATGGGAATCGGCAATACCACGACCAGCAGCGCGATGGCCGCGGCGCTGCTGCAGTGCCGCGCTGAAGAGGTCACGGGAAAGGGCGCGGGCCTGAGCAGGGAAAAGCTAAAGCATAAACAGGAAGTGGTCAGGCGGGCGCTGGAAAAATACCGGTTAAAAAAAGACGAAGCACTGCGGATTCTGGCAAGCGTCGGGGGATACGACATCGCCGGGCTCGCCGGCGTTTTTATCGGGGGGGCTCTCCGTCATATCCCCGTCGTCGTCGACGGAGTCATCAGCGCGGTGGCGGCGCTGACGGCGGAACGCCTTGTTCCCGGGGTAAGGGAGTATATCATCCCGTCCCACATCAGCAGGGAACCCGCGGCAAAGAGGATTTTTGAGGAGCTCGGGGTCCATCCGGTCATAGACGCCGGGCTGGCTCTGGGGGAAGGAACGGGCGCGGTGATGATGTTTGCCCTTTTGGACGTCGCGCTTGCCGTATATGAGGACCAGACCACTTTTCATGATATCAGCACGGAGCAGTATGTCCGGTATGAGTAG